A DNA window from Xyrauchen texanus isolate HMW12.3.18 chromosome 6, RBS_HiC_50CHRs, whole genome shotgun sequence contains the following coding sequences:
- the LOC127644498 gene encoding major facilitator superfamily domain-containing protein 12-like isoform X1: MSDTSENSLPATRQLSYAVGHFLNDLCASMWFTYLLVFYHSVLGFQNTNAGVLLLVGQIADGVCTPLIGYESDKTPGCGSYGKRKTWHLVGTFSVLLSFPFVFNQCLGCDLNTPQWVSLTYFTPFIVIFQFGWAATQISHLSLIPELVSCEHEKVELTAYRYAFTVIANITVYAIAWLMFHFQGDDPTLTDNLGPADISVFRNLSFIVVGIGALFSLLFHLGTREKGARPSQEEDGSSSGERQPLLKNSTVAPPTNLLQWQHWLRQPSFYQVAVLYMSTRLIVNLSQTYISMYLTYTLLLPKKYIATIPLVMYVSGFASSFIMKPLSQLIGKCITYFLGLLLILAFSYWVLLDTHMGDKVYGAAVLLGVGSATILVMSLAMTAELIGDQTQSGAFVYGAMSFTDKVANGLGVMIIQALHPCRTIVCCPACVWYYHYVMVIVTGGVAILAALGLCTIFIWPIKIVHLSERGHNGSVNSSDYKVTGIMGSDGEDSESSEQPSIN, encoded by the exons ATGTCGGACACTTCCGAAAACTCGTTACCCGCTACCAGGCAGTTGAGTTACGCGGTGGGGCACTTTCTCAATGACCTGTGTGCCTCTATGTGGTTTACATACCTGCTGGTGTTTTATCACTCAGTGTTGGGCTTTCAGAACACGAATGCCGGTGTGTTGTTGCTGGTGGGGCAGATAGCAGATGGAGTGTGTACACCGCTCATCGGCTACGAGTCTGATAAGACACCCGGCTGTGGCTCTTATGGAAAGAGAAAGACGTGGCATTTAGTTG GAACTTTTAGCGTCTTGCTGTCCTTCCCCTTTGTATTTAACCAGTGCCTGGGCTGTGATCTGAACACACCACAGTGGGTCAGTCTCACCTACTTCACCCCCTTCATTGTGATCTtccagtttggctgggcggccaccCAGATTTCCCATCTGTCCCTCATTCCCGAGCTGGTGTCCTGTGAGCATGAAAAAGTGGAGCTCACTGCATACAG GTATGCCTTCACAGTTATAGCCAACATCACAGTGTATGCCATTGCCTGGCTGATGTTTCATTTTCAAGGGGATGACCCCACCCTTACAGACAACCTCGGCCCTGCTGACATCTCTGTTTTCAGA AATTTAAGTTTCATAGTGGTGGGCATTGGAGCACTGTTCTCGCTGCTGTTTCACCTGGGCACACGGGAGAAGGGAGCACGTCCCAGTCAGGAGGAGGATGGGTCCAGTTCTGGTGAGCGCCAGCCTCTTCTTAAGAACTCCACTGTGGCCCCTCCCACCAATCTGCTGCAATGGCAACATTGGCTGAGACAGCCTTCATTCTACCAG GTGGCTGTGCTTTACATGTCAACCAGACTGATAGTGAACCTGTCACAGACATACATTTCCATGTACCTCACCTATACACTACTGCTGCCAAAG AAGTACATTGCCACTATTCCCCTGGTTATGTATGTGAGTGGCTTTGCTTCCTCATTTATCATGAAGCCTCTAAGCCAACTGATAGGGAAATGT ATTACCTATTTTTTGGGACTGCTGCTGATTCTTGCATTCTCCTATTGGGTGCTTCTGGACACACATATGGGAGACAAGGTGTATGGGGCAGCTGTATTATTAGGGGTGGGGTCCGCCACCATCCTAGTGATGTCACTTGCCATGACCGCTGAACTCATAGGAGATCAGACA CAAAGTGGGGCTTTTGTGTATGGTGCTATGAGCTTCACAGACAAGGTTGCTAATGGTTTGGGAGTGATGATCATCCAAGCCCTGCACCCGTGCCG CACGATAGTATGCTGTCCAGCCTGCGTATGGTATTACCACTATGTAATGGTCATTGTCACTGGTGGAGTGGCCATTTTAGCAGCTCTTGGCCTCTGCACAATCTTTATCTGGCCCATAAAGATTGTTCACC TGTCTGAGCGAGGTCATAATGGTTCAGTAAACAGCAGTGACTATAAGG TGACTGGCATTATGGGGAGTGATGGAGAAGACTCTGAGAGCTCTGAGCAGCCTTCAATCAACTGA
- the LOC127644498 gene encoding major facilitator superfamily domain-containing protein 12-like isoform X2: MSDTSENSLPATRQLSYAVGHFLNDLCASMWFTYLLVFYHSVLGFQNTNAGVLLLVGQIADGVCTPLIGYESDKTPGCGSYGKRKTWHLVGTFSVLLSFPFVFNQCLGCDLNTPQWVSLTYFTPFIVIFQFGWAATQISHLSLIPELVSCEHEKVELTAYRYAFTVIANITVYAIAWLMFHFQGDDPTLTDNLGPADISVFRNLSFIVVGIGALFSLLFHLGTREKGARPSQEEDGSSSGERQPLLKNSTVAPPTNLLQWQHWLRQPSFYQVAVLYMSTRLIVNLSQTYISMYLTYTLLLPKKYIATIPLVMYVSGFASSFIMKPLSQLIGKCITYFLGLLLILAFSYWVLLDTHMGDKVYGAAVLLGVGSATILVMSLAMTAELIGDQTQSGAFVYGAMSFTDKVANGLGVMIIQALHPCRTIVCCPACVWYYHYVMVIVTGGVAILAALGLCTIFIWPIKIVHLTGIMGSDGEDSESSEQPSIN, from the exons ATGTCGGACACTTCCGAAAACTCGTTACCCGCTACCAGGCAGTTGAGTTACGCGGTGGGGCACTTTCTCAATGACCTGTGTGCCTCTATGTGGTTTACATACCTGCTGGTGTTTTATCACTCAGTGTTGGGCTTTCAGAACACGAATGCCGGTGTGTTGTTGCTGGTGGGGCAGATAGCAGATGGAGTGTGTACACCGCTCATCGGCTACGAGTCTGATAAGACACCCGGCTGTGGCTCTTATGGAAAGAGAAAGACGTGGCATTTAGTTG GAACTTTTAGCGTCTTGCTGTCCTTCCCCTTTGTATTTAACCAGTGCCTGGGCTGTGATCTGAACACACCACAGTGGGTCAGTCTCACCTACTTCACCCCCTTCATTGTGATCTtccagtttggctgggcggccaccCAGATTTCCCATCTGTCCCTCATTCCCGAGCTGGTGTCCTGTGAGCATGAAAAAGTGGAGCTCACTGCATACAG GTATGCCTTCACAGTTATAGCCAACATCACAGTGTATGCCATTGCCTGGCTGATGTTTCATTTTCAAGGGGATGACCCCACCCTTACAGACAACCTCGGCCCTGCTGACATCTCTGTTTTCAGA AATTTAAGTTTCATAGTGGTGGGCATTGGAGCACTGTTCTCGCTGCTGTTTCACCTGGGCACACGGGAGAAGGGAGCACGTCCCAGTCAGGAGGAGGATGGGTCCAGTTCTGGTGAGCGCCAGCCTCTTCTTAAGAACTCCACTGTGGCCCCTCCCACCAATCTGCTGCAATGGCAACATTGGCTGAGACAGCCTTCATTCTACCAG GTGGCTGTGCTTTACATGTCAACCAGACTGATAGTGAACCTGTCACAGACATACATTTCCATGTACCTCACCTATACACTACTGCTGCCAAAG AAGTACATTGCCACTATTCCCCTGGTTATGTATGTGAGTGGCTTTGCTTCCTCATTTATCATGAAGCCTCTAAGCCAACTGATAGGGAAATGT ATTACCTATTTTTTGGGACTGCTGCTGATTCTTGCATTCTCCTATTGGGTGCTTCTGGACACACATATGGGAGACAAGGTGTATGGGGCAGCTGTATTATTAGGGGTGGGGTCCGCCACCATCCTAGTGATGTCACTTGCCATGACCGCTGAACTCATAGGAGATCAGACA CAAAGTGGGGCTTTTGTGTATGGTGCTATGAGCTTCACAGACAAGGTTGCTAATGGTTTGGGAGTGATGATCATCCAAGCCCTGCACCCGTGCCG CACGATAGTATGCTGTCCAGCCTGCGTATGGTATTACCACTATGTAATGGTCATTGTCACTGGTGGAGTGGCCATTTTAGCAGCTCTTGGCCTCTGCACAATCTTTATCTGGCCCATAAAGATTGTTCACC TGACTGGCATTATGGGGAGTGATGGAGAAGACTCTGAGAGCTCTGAGCAGCCTTCAATCAACTGA
- the LOC127644498 gene encoding major facilitator superfamily domain-containing protein 12-like isoform X3, producing MSDTSENSLPATRQLSYANTNAGVLLLVGQIADGVCTPLIGYESDKTPGCGSYGKRKTWHLVGTFSVLLSFPFVFNQCLGCDLNTPQWVSLTYFTPFIVIFQFGWAATQISHLSLIPELVSCEHEKVELTAYRYAFTVIANITVYAIAWLMFHFQGDDPTLTDNLGPADISVFRNLSFIVVGIGALFSLLFHLGTREKGARPSQEEDGSSSGERQPLLKNSTVAPPTNLLQWQHWLRQPSFYQVAVLYMSTRLIVNLSQTYISMYLTYTLLLPKKYIATIPLVMYVSGFASSFIMKPLSQLIGKCITYFLGLLLILAFSYWVLLDTHMGDKVYGAAVLLGVGSATILVMSLAMTAELIGDQTQSGAFVYGAMSFTDKVANGLGVMIIQALHPCRTIVCCPACVWYYHYVMVIVTGGVAILAALGLCTIFIWPIKIVHLSERGHNGSVNSSDYKVTGIMGSDGEDSESSEQPSIN from the exons ATGTCGGACACTTCCGAAAACTCGTTACCCGCTACCAGGCAGTTGAGTTACGCG AACACGAATGCCGGTGTGTTGTTGCTGGTGGGGCAGATAGCAGATGGAGTGTGTACACCGCTCATCGGCTACGAGTCTGATAAGACACCCGGCTGTGGCTCTTATGGAAAGAGAAAGACGTGGCATTTAGTTG GAACTTTTAGCGTCTTGCTGTCCTTCCCCTTTGTATTTAACCAGTGCCTGGGCTGTGATCTGAACACACCACAGTGGGTCAGTCTCACCTACTTCACCCCCTTCATTGTGATCTtccagtttggctgggcggccaccCAGATTTCCCATCTGTCCCTCATTCCCGAGCTGGTGTCCTGTGAGCATGAAAAAGTGGAGCTCACTGCATACAG GTATGCCTTCACAGTTATAGCCAACATCACAGTGTATGCCATTGCCTGGCTGATGTTTCATTTTCAAGGGGATGACCCCACCCTTACAGACAACCTCGGCCCTGCTGACATCTCTGTTTTCAGA AATTTAAGTTTCATAGTGGTGGGCATTGGAGCACTGTTCTCGCTGCTGTTTCACCTGGGCACACGGGAGAAGGGAGCACGTCCCAGTCAGGAGGAGGATGGGTCCAGTTCTGGTGAGCGCCAGCCTCTTCTTAAGAACTCCACTGTGGCCCCTCCCACCAATCTGCTGCAATGGCAACATTGGCTGAGACAGCCTTCATTCTACCAG GTGGCTGTGCTTTACATGTCAACCAGACTGATAGTGAACCTGTCACAGACATACATTTCCATGTACCTCACCTATACACTACTGCTGCCAAAG AAGTACATTGCCACTATTCCCCTGGTTATGTATGTGAGTGGCTTTGCTTCCTCATTTATCATGAAGCCTCTAAGCCAACTGATAGGGAAATGT ATTACCTATTTTTTGGGACTGCTGCTGATTCTTGCATTCTCCTATTGGGTGCTTCTGGACACACATATGGGAGACAAGGTGTATGGGGCAGCTGTATTATTAGGGGTGGGGTCCGCCACCATCCTAGTGATGTCACTTGCCATGACCGCTGAACTCATAGGAGATCAGACA CAAAGTGGGGCTTTTGTGTATGGTGCTATGAGCTTCACAGACAAGGTTGCTAATGGTTTGGGAGTGATGATCATCCAAGCCCTGCACCCGTGCCG CACGATAGTATGCTGTCCAGCCTGCGTATGGTATTACCACTATGTAATGGTCATTGTCACTGGTGGAGTGGCCATTTTAGCAGCTCTTGGCCTCTGCACAATCTTTATCTGGCCCATAAAGATTGTTCACC TGTCTGAGCGAGGTCATAATGGTTCAGTAAACAGCAGTGACTATAAGG TGACTGGCATTATGGGGAGTGATGGAGAAGACTCTGAGAGCTCTGAGCAGCCTTCAATCAACTGA